Sequence from the Thermocoleostomius sinensis A174 genome:
TTGTAAACCAAGACGTTGGGGCCCCAAGCAAACGTAACCCCATAGGGTTTGCCGTCGAAGGTATTCCACTTGCCACCTTGAAACGATTCAAACACAGTGTCATAGTTTTCTAGCTTGCTGGTATCAATCGGCTGCACTAATCCAGCTTGATAGAGCCGCTCGGTGATGTCGCCCGATGCCGAAATGATGTCATAGGTGCGACCGCCGCCCGTGCGGAATTTGGCAAACATCTCGTCGCTAGAGCCAGCATACGTTGCCTTGACCGCGCAGCCTGTTTGGTCTTCAAAGGCTTTTGTAAACGAAGAATCGGTATAGCCCTCCCAGACAATCGCCGTGAGTGTACAGCCTGCCGCTTGGGCTGGACGGATTGGCAGCCACACCGAGCTTAGACCCAGTAAGCCCATCAATAAAATAGAAATAAAGCGATACAACATAGGTTGTTTCCTTGAGTGAGTATCAAATCAGAAACTTATCACACCAAATAGCGCCCCAATCAGGGTAGAGAAGGATGGAACAATCGGTTGTACTCTAAACCACAGATAGGGACAGACTCAATAACAAAATTAGTCTCTGTGCTAGCCAAGATAATTGGCCAAAATATCAGTCTAACGTTTGCCTGCTGCATCAGGGGGACATACCTGTTCAGCAACGCTGACCCGACAACGCCCCAACTCCAACGCTGGATAGCCTTCCACCACTTCAACACTCTAATTAAATGAGAATATATTGCATCAATGTTGACATTGATTTGCAATAAGGCTATTATCTATTCATAGTGTTCTCCTCTCAAAGGATCGGCAAGTGGGGGTAGTCGGCAGACTTAACCCCTCTTTTTTTGTCTAGGTCTCATCTAGTTTTTGGGGTACAACCATCGATACACTGGTAGGTGATAGTTAACTGGTGCAGGTTTCAACGCTGATTGCATCAGTTTTTAACGAAACGGTATCGATACACTTGCTTATGTCTGCTTTTCCCCCTGCCAATGTGGTTAAGTCTGTTGCTTCTACTTCATCCGATCGACATGAGACGACTGATTCACTCGAAGACTGGGATGTGATTGTGATTGGGTCTGGTATCGGAGGGTTAGTGACGGCCAGTCAGCTTGCTGCTAAAGGGGCACAGGTATTAGTACTAGAGCGTTACTTGATTCCGGGAGGCAGTGCTGGCTATTTTGAGCGTCAAGGCTACCGCTTTGATGTGGGGGCTTCGATGATGTTTGGTTTTGGCACAGAAGGTACGACCAATTTGCTGACCCGCGCGCTCGATGCCGTTCATGTCAAAGTAGAAACAATCCCTGATCCCGTGTCGCTGCACTACCATCTGCCCGGCAATTTAGATCTAAAAGTGCATCGGGATTATGAGAAGTATTTGCAAGAACTGATTGCCTATTTTCCCCATGAGGCGGTTGGTATTCGCAGATTTTATGATGAGTGCTGGAAGGTGTTTAATTGCTTGAATGCAATCGAACTCCTTTCCCTCGAAGAACCTCGTTACTTGATGCGCGTATTCTTTCAAAATCCGTTGGCGTGTTTAGGCTTAGCCAAGTATTTGCCGCAGAACACAGGAGACGTTGCCCGTCGATACCTTTCCGATCCCACCTTACTAAAGTTCATTGATTTGGAATGTTATTTCTGGTCGGTGGTTCCAGCCGATCGCACCCCGATGATTAATGCCGGCATGGTGTTTAGCGATCGTCACTATGGCGGTATTCACTATCCTAAGGGTGGCGTCGGTCAAATTGCCCAAAAGCTAGTAGAAGGACTGGAAAAAGCAGGGAGCCAAATCCGCTATAAGGCCAGAGTGACAAATATTGTCATGGAGCGGGGCAAAGCCGTTGGGGTGAAACTGGCCACAGGAGAGGTGTTGCGGGCGAAACGGGTGGTCTCAAATGCCACCCGCTGGGATACATTCGAGAAACTATTGCCAGCAGAGTCAATGCCGCGATCGGAACAAAAATGGCAGCAGCGCTACCAAAAATCGCCTAGCTTCTTCAGTTTGCATTTAGGCGTCAGGTCTGAGGTATTGCCGACAGGCACTGATTGCCATCACATTCTGCTGGAAGATTGGCAAAAAATGGAAGCGACTAGAGGCACCATTTTGGTTTCCATTCCCACAGTGCTCGATCCGAGTTTGGCTCCTGCGGGACATCATATTGTTCATGCATTTACGCCCGATTGGATTGAAAACTGGCAGGGATTATCGTCGAAAGACTATGAAGCCAAAAAAGAAGAAGTTGCCGCAGAACTGGTCGATCGCCTTGAAGCCATTTTTCCCGGACTTGCAGCCGGACTTGACTATCAGGAAGCTGGAACTCCGCGCACCCATCGCCGCTTTTTGGGCCGAGATGACGGCACCTATGGGCCAATTCCCCGCCGTAAACTGATGGGTTTGTTGGGAATGCCCTTTAATCGCACCGCCATTCCAGGATTGTATTGTGTGGGCGACAGCACATTTCCTGGCCAAGGACTGAATGCTGTAGCCTTTTCGGGATTTGCCTGTGCCCATCGCATTGCCGTGGATTTGGGGTTATAGCCGCTTATAGATCTGTCCAAATTCGAGCTTTGCGCAGAACAAACTGCAAGAAAGTCTCTTCCCTAGACACAATCGTGGCCGAGGCTTCCATGCCCGCCTGAATTTGACATTCTCGGTTGTGGCGCACCAACGCTGGACGATCGGGTTGAATGATCACTTCAAACGATCGACTGTTGGAATTGGAACTGGAGTTTTGTGAGCTTGTAGAATCGGTTGATTGATTCTCTTGGGAAGCCACATCCGGGGCAACGGCAATCACGTTGCCCTGCAATACCCCGTAATCAGGATAAGGACAAGCGTTAACTCGAACCTTGGCAAGTTGTCCAACTTCTACTTTGTCAATATCTTGGTTGGCGACCGAGGCTTTGATCACGAGCGGGGCATCATGTGGAGCAATTTGCGCAATGCTGTCTCCTGCCCGCACAATCTGATTGGGATTAGACAGATTTAGCTTCAACACCGTGCCCGTCGTCGTTGCCCGAATAATTGTTCCTTCTAAATCGCGCTCGGTTTGTTCTAGTTGAGTCTGATCGCGAATTAACTGAGTTTGTGCTTCCGAACGACGCTGAATCAGGGATTCTCGTTCTTTGCGAAGTTCAGCGATCGTGGCTTGTCCTCTCGCTACCTGTTGTGTCACCTGTTCCTGAGCCGCATTAACGCTGGCAGTAGTGGGATTGAGGGCTGCTCGTGCTCGTTCCAGTCGGGCTTCGGCACCCCGGAGGGCCGTTTCTTTTTCGCGAAGCTGCAAATCTGATACGGCCCCAACGCTTACAAGACGTTCATAGCGATCGCGTTCTTCTCTGGCATATGCTAGCGATGCCTCTGCCTCTTCAAAATCGGCTTGGGTAGTAACTTGTCGTTCTTCCAATTCGCGCTGATTGCGTCGAGTTTCTGCCTCGGCGGCGGCAATTGACCCATCGATCGATCGATTTTCGGCCGCAATTTGCGCGTTCAACAGGCGAATTTGCGCATCAAATTGATCCAGTTGTAATTGCCCTTGTTGCACACTGGCCTGTAGCTGGTTTTTTTGAATTTGTAATTTTGTATCGTCTAAATACGCCACAATGTCACCTTGGCGCACGGTTTGATTTTCCGTAACTTCTATTTGTTTGATTGTTCCTTCTAATTCAGTCTGCACGACTCGTAAGTCCCCGTCTGGTCGCACCGTTGCATCGGCTTTTACCGCAACGTTATATCTTGTCACGGCTGCTAGCGCGATTGTACATCCGATGGCTCCAACTAAGAAATAACCACTGAAGGTGATCCAGCGACTAATAGATGGTAGAAATTCATCAGCCTTAATCAGAGGAATGGCGTCGAGTGCAGATTGAGAAGGCTGAGAGGATGAAGCAGAGTCGGATTTGGGTTTAAAAATCTGAACCATGAACCACCTTCTTGATTAATCAACAATAGAGAAATGAAAGATACTTAATCTGTCTATTTGTGGACTGAAATAAACCTACCGATCGAAGCTGTTTCTGTCTGGGGCTTCTCCATACAGCGCATCCAGTCGATTACCTGTATTGGCAAAGATATCGGCAGGAGTGCCTTGCAGCTTCACTCGCCCTTGTTCCAAGAGCAGTACCCAATCAGCGCGTTGAATCACCGCTGGACGATGGCTAATCAAGACTGTCGTCTTACCGCGACGATAGGCAAACAACTGATCGAGTACGTTTATTTCACTAGCGGCATCCAACCCAGACGTTGATTCATCTAAAATCAACACAGGAGGATTATTAAGCAAAGCCCGAGCGATCGCTAATCGTTGCCGTTGTCCACCTGATAGATTTGTAGCAAATTCTCCTAGAATTGTCTGATACTTGTTTGGTAAATTACTAATGAATCCATCTGCACCTGTTACCTGACACACTTCAACTACCTGATCAAAGCTGGCATTGATATCTGCAAGTTGAAAATTCTCTAGAATCGATCGATTCCAGAAATGAGGTTCCTGCGAGACCAGCACTACCTGTTTTCTTAGACTATCTAGCGATAAATCTTGTTGATTGTAAGCGCCAATCCGAATGTTGCCCGACTGAGGTGAATAAAGACCAGCTAACAGCTTGGCTAGCGTGCTTTTACCACATCCTGACTGACCAATGATAGCCGTCACTTGCCCGCCGGGAATGCGCATCGAGAAATTATCCAGCAGATCGTCGCGATTTTGATAGTTGAAGCTAACGTTATCACAGACAATTTCAGCATCAGCGGCGATCGTTGCAGATGGTTTTTGTGCATCTTCTAAATCTTCAGGAACTGCTTGTGTCACTTCAGATAAGCGATGAGCCGCCGCCTTGATGCGCGTATATTCATCAACAAAACTGACAACGGTGCTAATGAAGTACGAGAAATTGTCGTTCATGGCTTTGAATGCCAGCAGTTGCCCAATGCTGAAGTTTTCAGCCGGATTGATCACTAGATTGCCGCCAAACCAAAGTAATGCAATACCGCCTGCACCAGACACTAATCCAGCAAACGAGTTGTTCATGATACTCAATTGGTTTGTCCGGAGGCTGAGATTAGCCAGTACACTGTAGCGTTTTTGAAATTCTTGCCAAAACCGAGGAGCCGCCGTCATGGTCTTCAGCGTCAGTGCACCTTTGAAGGTCTCTACCAATACACCCTGATTCTCGGTATCTGTGACTAGCAACGCTTGAGTTTTGCGGCGCAGCGTCGGTTGCACAATGACTACGCAGACCGACATGGCAATAGCAATCATCAGTGCGACGATTGACAGCTTCCAACTGTAAAACAGCATCAGTGCTACCGACAGAATGGCGACAAACGACTGGCTGGGCAAGTTAACAATCACCTGGGAAACAAGATGATTC
This genomic interval carries:
- the crtH gene encoding carotenoid isomerase; the encoded protein is MSAFPPANVVKSVASTSSDRHETTDSLEDWDVIVIGSGIGGLVTASQLAAKGAQVLVLERYLIPGGSAGYFERQGYRFDVGASMMFGFGTEGTTNLLTRALDAVHVKVETIPDPVSLHYHLPGNLDLKVHRDYEKYLQELIAYFPHEAVGIRRFYDECWKVFNCLNAIELLSLEEPRYLMRVFFQNPLACLGLAKYLPQNTGDVARRYLSDPTLLKFIDLECYFWSVVPADRTPMINAGMVFSDRHYGGIHYPKGGVGQIAQKLVEGLEKAGSQIRYKARVTNIVMERGKAVGVKLATGEVLRAKRVVSNATRWDTFEKLLPAESMPRSEQKWQQRYQKSPSFFSLHLGVRSEVLPTGTDCHHILLEDWQKMEATRGTILVSIPTVLDPSLAPAGHHIVHAFTPDWIENWQGLSSKDYEAKKEEVAAELVDRLEAIFPGLAAGLDYQEAGTPRTHRRFLGRDDGTYGPIPRRKLMGLLGMPFNRTAIPGLYCVGDSTFPGQGLNAVAFSGFACAHRIAVDLGL
- a CDS encoding peptidase domain-containing ABC transporter, translating into MKYHYVQQLGEEDCGAACLASVVRHHGARLSISCIREIVGTGQQGTNLWGLQQGANDLGFNTRPVKASPEVLNRINEAPLPAIIHWKGNHWVVLYGKQGKQFVVVDPAIGVRRLSATELAEGWNDWVMLLLEPDPSRFSTDITGTDKDAGGFGRFFQRIYLYRGMLSQALMLNLVIGLLSLASPILLQILTDDVLVRGDLKLLNTVAIAVLAMTVVSNILEWVQANLITHFAQRLELGLVLEFCKRLLHLPLSYYESRRSGEVVSRLQDIQQLNHLVSQVIVNLPSQSFVAILSVALMLFYSWKLSIVALMIAIAMSVCVVIVQPTLRRKTQALLVTDTENQGVLVETFKGALTLKTMTAAPRFWQEFQKRYSVLANLSLRTNQLSIMNNSFAGLVSGAGGIALLWFGGNLVINPAENFSIGQLLAFKAMNDNFSYFISTVVSFVDEYTRIKAAAHRLSEVTQAVPEDLEDAQKPSATIAADAEIVCDNVSFNYQNRDDLLDNFSMRIPGGQVTAIIGQSGCGKSTLAKLLAGLYSPQSGNIRIGAYNQQDLSLDSLRKQVVLVSQEPHFWNRSILENFQLADINASFDQVVEVCQVTGADGFISNLPNKYQTILGEFATNLSGGQRQRLAIARALLNNPPVLILDESTSGLDAASEINVLDQLFAYRRGKTTVLISHRPAVIQRADWVLLLEQGRVKLQGTPADIFANTGNRLDALYGEAPDRNSFDR
- a CDS encoding HlyD family secretion protein, with the protein product MVQIFKPKSDSASSSQPSQSALDAIPLIKADEFLPSISRWITFSGYFLVGAIGCTIALAAVTRYNVAVKADATVRPDGDLRVVQTELEGTIKQIEVTENQTVRQGDIVAYLDDTKLQIQKNQLQASVQQGQLQLDQFDAQIRLLNAQIAAENRSIDGSIAAAEAETRRNQRELEERQVTTQADFEEAEASLAYAREERDRYERLVSVGAVSDLQLREKETALRGAEARLERARAALNPTTASVNAAQEQVTQQVARGQATIAELRKERESLIQRRSEAQTQLIRDQTQLEQTERDLEGTIIRATTTGTVLKLNLSNPNQIVRAGDSIAQIAPHDAPLVIKASVANQDIDKVEVGQLAKVRVNACPYPDYGVLQGNVIAVAPDVASQENQSTDSTSSQNSSSNSNSRSFEVIIQPDRPALVRHNRECQIQAGMEASATIVSREETFLQFVLRKARIWTDL